One segment of Streptomyces sp. NBC_00576 DNA contains the following:
- a CDS encoding carbamoyltransferase N-terminal domain-containing protein has protein sequence MSAYTLMLTKGVTRLIICGLKLTHDGAVALIEDDRLVFSVEMEKLGNGLRYSTVADFSLIPGILADFGYKPKDVDEWVIDGWDGDVSGTVALLDRGSPTEVVVGPYRESRACPALDAPSVSGTYPMDGETYAYTSYPHAAGHVASAYVSSPFAQRDEGSFVLVWDGGLFPRLYWTDPRGGVENLGELFPLIGHAYAIAGHHFGPFRKAVQSPTVDDLSVAGKLMAYIALGKADEGVLSILREEFHRVFESEEPAAVEYRATVGGYGSLFEQSVPPVHEFYSAVRARAEENGASDEDVLASVHAFLEDLLVERISVKVRAAKGDGPWNLCFAGGCALNIKWNSALREAPDFRDVWVPPFPNDAGSAIGAAALGRAQHTGLGPLSWNPRLGPALTASPEVPAGWSTRNCTPEELARILHESGEPVVVLHGRAELGPRALGGRSILAAPVKASMKDELNRVKDREPYRPVAPICLEAEAPTIFSPGTRDPHMLFDHKVRADWLERIPAVVHLDGTARLQTVGPGDDDLLFTVLTAYHRLSGVPVLCNTSANLNGHGFFPDVASAARWGRVSRIWSDGTLYRRTDG, from the coding sequence ATGTCCGCGTACACGCTCATGCTGACCAAGGGAGTGACACGGTTGATAATCTGCGGGTTGAAACTCACGCATGATGGCGCCGTTGCCCTGATCGAGGACGACCGCCTGGTTTTCAGCGTGGAGATGGAGAAGCTGGGAAACGGCCTGCGCTACAGCACCGTTGCCGATTTCAGCTTGATCCCCGGGATTCTGGCCGACTTCGGCTACAAGCCGAAGGACGTGGACGAGTGGGTCATCGACGGCTGGGACGGCGACGTGTCCGGAACGGTGGCCCTGCTGGACCGGGGGAGCCCGACGGAGGTCGTGGTCGGCCCGTACCGCGAGTCGCGGGCCTGCCCGGCGCTCGACGCGCCCAGCGTCTCGGGCACGTACCCGATGGACGGCGAGACCTATGCGTACACCAGCTACCCGCACGCGGCGGGACACGTGGCGAGTGCCTACGTCTCCAGCCCCTTCGCCCAGCGAGATGAGGGCTCCTTCGTCCTCGTCTGGGACGGCGGGCTCTTTCCCCGTCTGTACTGGACGGACCCACGGGGCGGCGTGGAGAACCTGGGAGAGCTCTTTCCTCTCATCGGGCACGCGTACGCCATCGCGGGACACCACTTCGGGCCCTTCCGCAAAGCCGTCCAGTCGCCCACGGTCGACGACCTCTCGGTGGCCGGCAAACTCATGGCCTACATAGCGCTGGGCAAGGCGGACGAGGGTGTACTGAGCATTCTGCGCGAAGAGTTCCACCGCGTCTTCGAGAGCGAGGAACCGGCCGCCGTCGAGTACCGCGCGACCGTCGGCGGGTACGGCAGCCTCTTCGAGCAGTCCGTGCCTCCGGTGCACGAGTTCTACTCAGCGGTTCGTGCCAGGGCGGAGGAGAACGGGGCCAGCGACGAGGACGTGCTGGCCAGCGTGCACGCCTTCCTCGAAGACCTCCTCGTCGAACGGATCTCCGTCAAGGTGCGCGCCGCCAAGGGCGACGGCCCGTGGAACCTCTGCTTCGCCGGCGGCTGCGCGCTGAACATCAAGTGGAACAGTGCGCTGCGCGAGGCGCCGGACTTCCGCGATGTGTGGGTGCCTCCGTTCCCCAACGACGCGGGTTCGGCCATCGGCGCCGCCGCGCTGGGCAGGGCGCAGCACACCGGTCTGGGGCCGCTTTCCTGGAACCCCCGGCTGGGCCCGGCGCTGACGGCGTCACCCGAGGTGCCCGCGGGCTGGTCGACCCGGAACTGCACTCCGGAGGAACTCGCCCGGATCCTCCACGAGTCCGGGGAGCCCGTGGTGGTCCTGCACGGCCGCGCCGAACTCGGCCCCCGCGCCCTCGGCGGCCGCAGTATTCTGGCGGCCCCGGTCAAGGCGTCTATGAAGGACGAGCTGAACCGCGTCAAGGACCGCGAGCCCTACCGGCCCGTCGCCCCCATCTGCCTGGAGGCCGAGGCCCCGACGATCTTCTCTCCCGGCACCCGGGACCCGCACATGCTCTTCGACCACAAGGTACGGGCGGACTGGTTGGAACGCATCCCCGCGGTCGTCCACCTCGACGGGACCGCACGGCTCCAGACGGTCGGCCCGGGCGACGACGACCTGCTCTTCACCGTGCTGACCGCCTACCATCGGCTCAGCGGCGTCCCGGTGCTCTGCAACACCAGTGCCAACCTCAACGGGCACGGTTTCTTCCCCGACGTGGCCTCCGCGGCGCGCTGGGGCCGGGTCTCCCGGATCTGGAGCGACGGGACGCTGTACCGGCGGACCGACGGCTGA